The following are encoded together in the Zingiber officinale cultivar Zhangliang chromosome 8A, Zo_v1.1, whole genome shotgun sequence genome:
- the LOC122010665 gene encoding probable WRKY transcription factor 31 produces MENTESSSRKRSPCDPGDCSSPPKRGRVECRTMAGFTDDHHEELGLDLTLRLGLSSTTQNQRVQFQAPAVEDEITKLEEVRAELAEAEKKNLLLKEMLSEATTENDELRDRISTLLFEGRNKQANQATDKGEEDEDRPSSSSNLDQAERNMKKPQVSLRIRTDKPMTMDGCLWKKYGQKMLGSVFPRAYYRCSLMKDCSVRKKVQRCAEDPTVWITTYWGSHDHLLPDDAVATASGTSEAMSMLLSGSLSSTNYGSISRDSFLAGATISAIDPFPSVMVDFTRPPPDVDRMSELTRTIFSDPEFNAALVAAVTASSRVLGADGDGQGDGKETVQ; encoded by the exons ATGGAGAATACTGAGTCGTCGTCCAGGAAGAGATCGCCTTGCGACCCCGGGGATTGTTCTTCGCCGCCGAAGCGCGGCCGCGTCGAGTGTAGAACAATGGCAGGATTCACGGACGACCATCATGAGGAGCTGGGCCTTGACCTGACGCTTCGG CTTGGTTTGTCAAGCACAACACAGAACCAGAGGGTGCAGTTTCAAGCACCAGCAGTGGAGGATGAAATCACTAAG TTGGAAGAGGTTCGAGCAGAACTCGCTGAAGCAGAGAAGAAGAATTTGCTTCTGAAGGAAATGCTCAGTGAAGCGACCACGGAGAACGACGAACTGCGAGATCGTATATCGACGCTGTTGTTCGAAGGCAGAAATAAGCAGGCGAACCAGGCGACTGataaaggagaagaagatgaggacCGCCCCTCCTCTTCCTCCAACCTAGATCAAGCCGAGCGAAACATGAAGAAGCCCCAAGTTTCGCTTCGGATCCGGACCGATAAACCGATG ACTATGGATGGCTGTCTCTGGAAAAAATACGGGCAAAAGATGTTGGGGAGCGTTTTTCCTCGAGCTTACTATCGTTGTTCTTTAATGAAGGACTGCTCTGTTAGAAAGAAG gTTCAGCGTTGTGCTGAGGATCCAACAGTGTGGATCACTACCTACTGGGGGTCGCATGACCACCTGCTTCCTGATGACGCCGTCGCGACGGCCAGCGGCACGTCGGAGGCCATGTCCATGTTGTTGTCCGGCTCTTTGTCCTCCACGAACTATGGGTCGATCTCCAGAGACAGCTTTTTGGCTGGAGCGACGATCTCGGCGATCGACCCTTTCCCGTCTGTCATGGTTGACTTCACTCGCCCCCCGCCCGACGTTGACCGGATGAGCGAGTTGACTAGAACCATTTTCAGCGATCCTGAATTCAATGCTGCACTCGTCGCCGCGGTCACTGCTTCCTCCAGGGTTCTCGGAGCCGACGGTGACGGTCAAGGGGATGGCAAAGAAACAGTGCAATAA
- the LOC122008306 gene encoding replication termination factor 2-like, with protein METLAMESLRKHLQIMVRSPDLAIPTRCLTLDPDFTLHRLKLAFLPLDLAPESLYFEFGGKPLADSSTLASAGVATGSHALLTLRYRLLGGGGDGGATGAESRDCYLNMYAIKKPDKVDPNETRISKWTTCALSGEPLVPPVVVDWLGNLFNKEALVEALIHKKMPKEFGHVRGLKDMIAVHLAPNPSAANSETKFECPITGLEFNGKYAFFALRGCGHVLSVKALKEVKASACLICHKEFKESDKLIINGSAEEVAALRERMEEEKGKSKNRKEKSGACLSGTKHSSDRKDGILENGKKDGGVKRFKAVDMVPANATKEVYASIFTSSKKSELKETYSCRSLPLGRN; from the coding sequence ATGGAAACCCTAGCGATGGAATCTCTGCGGAAGCATCTTCAGATCATGGTCCGATCTCCAGATCTCGCCATCCCCACCCGATGTCTGACTCTCGACCCTGATTTCACCCTCCACCGCCTCAAGCTCGCCTTCCTTCCCCTGGATCTCGCTCCCGAATCCCTCTACTTCGAATTCGGCGGCAAGCCGCTGGCGGACTCATCCACCCTTGCCTCCGCAGGCGTTGCTACCGGGTCTCATGCTCTCCTCACCCTGCGTTACCGCCTGCTCGGCGGCGGCGGGGATGGCGGCGCCACCGGCGCAGAGTCCCGAGATTGTTACCTCAACATGTACGCTATTAAGAAGCCTGATAAGGTGGACCCTAACGAGACTCGTATCTCTAAGTGGACGACCTGCGCGCTCTCTGGCGAGCCCCTTGTGCCGCCGGTCGTTGTTGATTGGCTGGGAAACCTCTTCAACAAGGAAGCCCTCGTTGAGGCTCTCATCCACAAGAAGATGCCAAAGGAATTCGGCCACGTTAGGGGTTTGAAAGACATGATCGCAGTCCATCTGGCACCAAACCCTAGCGCTGCCAACTCGGAGACGAAGTTCGAGTGCCCAATCACCGGGCTTGAGTTCAATGGGAAATATGCATTCTTTGCGCTTCGTGGCTGCGGACACGTTTTGAGTGTGAAGGCTCTCAAAGAAGTCAAGGCTTCTGCATGCTTGATTTGCCATAAGGAGTTTAAGGAGTCTGATAAGCTTATAATCAATGGGAGTGCAGAAGAGGTTGCTGCGCTAAGGGAAAGGatggaagaggagaaggggaaaTCGAAGAATAGGAAGGAGAAGTCTGGCGCATGCTTAAGTGGTACAAAACATTCTAGTGATAGAAAAGATGGAATCCTGGAGAACGGGAAGAAGGATGGAGGGGTGAAAAGATTCAAGGCAGTTGATATGGTTCCTGCCAATGCAACAAAGGAAGTTTATGCATCTATTTTTACATCCTCAAAGAAATCAGAACTCAAGGAGACTTATTCTTGCCGATCACTTCCACTGGGCAGGAATTGA